The genomic stretch ACGACCACGCCTGAAATCCGCTGCAAGTAAAACATCCAGTTACGTAGATAGCCGTAGCGACTAACGTTATTTTTGGATTGAAATGCGATATAAACACCGTAAATCGCATGAAATAAGAGCGGTAAGAAAATGACAAAAATTTCGAGTACATACCTGTATGGAAGACTCTCCATAAAGTGAGCTGCGTCATTAAACGCTTCGGGCCCTCTTGTTGCAAAATAGTTAACTGTTAAATGCTGAATAACGAAGAGTCCGAGTGGAATTACTCCTAGAAGCGAATGCAATTTTCGGCTTACAAAGTCTCGACTTGCGGCCATGTTTTGTGTGTCCCCCTTTTAAGTTGTTAAGCTACCATCTGCCAGTGCATTTTTTCTATTAAAGAAGTCTTTGCATGCACAGAAATCATCGCTTTCTGTCGATTATATTGTGACATACCCATTGTACTCCCATCATTTAGGACCGTCAAGAAAACGCGTACATTTTGAGTTTTCAAAATTGCTTTGCAAGACTTTTATTTCTATCTATTGAATACGCTTCCTTTGTTGTAAATTCTATCGTTTATGCTATGGAGGATTTTCCTATTAAACGTTATAATAATTTAGTAGAAAAGCTGGGAGGAATTTATGTTTAAGAAGCGTACAAACTCGATTGATTACAGCCATGAACTTGAAACAACTGCTTTTGGGTATGAATTCTACCGAGAAATTCTTATTCCTGAACTTCTTGGAAGTGAGCAGCCTGCTGTTTTATACTGGACTGGAAAAGAAATGGCCAGACAGTTCCCTCTCACCACGCGAGAAGAGATTGAAGAGTTTTTTCAGCGTGCTGGTTGGGGGCGGTTATCAATTGTACAAGAAAAAAAGAATGAAATAACGTTCGATCTTCATTCAGAACTCATCACAGAACGAAAAAAAACAAGTCGTATTGCCTGTTATCAACTAGAGGCAGGCTTTCTTGCTGAACAATATCAAAACATGCTCCATTGCATTGCTGAGGCCTATGAAATTGATAAAAAGAATGACATTCAATTTACAGTAAAATGGGACCCGAAAGATCAGATTTGATTGATAAAAAAGGAGACCACGTCGTGGTCTCCTTTTCGATTACATTTGATTAACAGGTGTTCTCTCATCTAGTTGGAATTTGTCATGTAGAGACTCAATTGCATAAATCATTTTTTCTTCTGGGACGATCGTTGATACTTTGATTTCTGATGTACTAACCATCTTCATTTCAATTCCATGTTCAGCAAGTACCTCAAACATCTGTGCGGCAACGCCTGGATTTGAAATCATCCCAGATCCGACTATTGATACTTTAGCTAGATCTGATTCATGATAAATATGTTCATAAGGAAGTTTCACTTTGATACGACGAAGGACATCTAGCGTTAACTCGAGAGAAGCAGTTTCAATTGAAAACGAGATGCTCGTTGTATTTTTCTCTCCTGTGCTTTGAATGATAACATCTACGTTAATGCCATTTGAAGCAAGGGATGAAAATAGAGATGGGAGCGTTGTAAGCTCATTCGGTAAACCTGAAATTGTTATTTTTGTAACATTACTTTCAAAAGCAAGACCTCTAACCACCAAATTTTGTTCCATTGATACGACCTCCTCAATTAGCGTTCCAGGTTCATTTGTAAAACTCGAGCGTACCTCGAGCAGAATATTGTAGTTTTTTGCGAATTCTACCGCTCTCGGATGCAGAACACCAGCTCCAAGATTGGCTAGCTCAAGCATTTCATCGTATGAAATGGTAGAAAGCTTTCTTGCACCTTTTACGTAGCGAGGATCGGTCGTATATACGCCATCTACATCTGTATAGATTTCACAACGATCTGCCTTAAGAGCGGCTGCAATTGCGACAGCTGTTGTATCAGAACCACCGCGGCCAAGCGTTGCAATGTCAGATGTATCCGTTAGCCCTTGGAATCCTGCAACAATCACGATTTTCCCTTCAGCAAGGTGTTGATTCATCCGGGAAGCATCTATATCAAGAATTCTTGCATTACCATGAAACGTTTCGGTTTTAATCCCAGCCTGCCAGCCTGTTAGTGAAATAGCATCGTATCCTTCTTCATTTAAGGCCATTGAAAGAAGCGCTGTTGTCACCTGTTCACCAGTCGTTAGGAGCATATCGAGCTCTCTTGGAGATGGTTTAGAAGTAATTCCTTTTGATAATCCCACAAGTTCATCCGTTGTTTTCCCCATCGCGGAAACAACTGCTACAACCTCGTCTCCATTGTTTACAGCTTGCATTAGTCTTTTGGAAACATTTTTAATTTTATCTACATCTCCAACAGACGTACCTCCGAATTTCAATACACGTAGTCCCACTCTCTCCATCCTTTCTTTCATACAGCTTGGTTATCCCTATGCGTTTTACTCGCATCTTACTTATACTCACGAATCTAAGAGTTGAAATGGATATGAACACCGTTCACTAACTAAGAAGCGATGTTGCCTATACTTTAATTAAGTAAAACCAATATTAAAGTATAAAAAAACAACAATGAGAAAAACCTCACTGTTGTTTTCATAACAAATCCAAGAAAACGTCCCTTTGTGAGATAGTTCTCCATCCAATTCCCGGGTAGGTATTGGATGACAGCTCTGCATTTATTCAATACAGATCCAGTTTCAGACGGATAAGCGCCTTTCCACTTCGGCAAATTCCCCTTTCAACTACGATCAACGAGTCTTAACACTCTCCCGTGAGCTTACTAATGGTTTTTGCGCCTCTACCATCACTTCAACTTTCGAAGTGTGGAACTATTAAATTTCACTCATTATAACGAACTTACGTGAATGCCGCAAGATGTTCTTGAAAATTAATTTGATTGATTTTCAAATCGAGCCACAACTTCCTCCGCTACATTCATCGGTAATCCGGCATTATGAAGATCTTCTGCAGTTGCTTCTTTCATCCTTTTAATGGATCCAAAATGATTCAACAACTTCTTTTTTCTTTTCTCGCCTATACCCGGGATGTCATCAAGACTTGATTTAAGCATTGATTTACCTCGAAGCTGCCGATGAAATGTTATTGCAAACCGATGCACTTCATCTTGAATTCGCTGTAAAAGATAGAATTCTTGGCTATTTCTTGGCAAGAATACACCCTGTGGAGGATCTCCAATAAGAAGGTGAGACGTTTTATGTTTCTCATCTTTAGTAAGAGAGCAAACAGGAATTTCAAGACTAAGCTCATTCTCAAGGACGTCTTTTGCTGCTTGTATTTGAGCAATACCGCCATCAATGATAATTAAATCAGGGAGTGGTCCATTCTCCTTTAACACTCTCGAATATCTTCTTCTAACAACTTCTTTCATTGATCCTACATCATTTGGACCATCAACCGTTCTTATTTTATACTTTCGATATTCATTTTTCTTTGGTTTTCCATCAATAAATACCACCATCGCTGAGACGGGGTTGGTTCCCTGAATATTTGAATTATCAAAGGCTTCAATTCGAAGAGGTGCGTCTATGCCGAGCTGATCGCCCAAATTTTCAACAGCATCAATCGTTCTCTTTTCATCCCGTTCGATTAATGAGAATTTCTCATTAAGTGCAATGGTTGCATTTTTCATCGTAAGCTCTACAAGCTCTTTTTTCTTTCCGCGCTTAGGTTGATGAACAGGGATTTGAAGAAGTTCTTCAACCATTTGAGCATTTACCTGCTGAGGAAGTAAAACCTCTTTCGGTTTAGGATGATTTTGCTGAAGGTAGAACTGACCGATATAGGTTAAGAAATCTTCTTCAGCGTCATTATAGAAAGGAAAAAGCGAAACATCTCTTTCAATTAATTTCCCCTGTCGTACAAAGAAAACTTGGACACACATCCACCCTTTGTCAAAGCTATAGCCGAATATATCTCGATCGATGCCATCATTGGATTGGATTTTTTGAACTTCCATTACTTTATCGATATGAAACATTAAATCTCGGAACTCTTTTGCTCGCTCGAAATCCATGTTTTCTGAAGCAGTCATCATTTTTCGTTCGATATCTTCTTTTACTTCTTGATGACCGCCGTTTAAAAAGCGGGTAATGCCCTCAATCATTTCTTTGTTTTGTTCCTTCGTAATGTCGTTAACGCAAGGCGCAAGACATTGTCCAATATGATAGTAAAGGCAGACCCGATCAGGCATCTTTCGACACTTCCGCAACGGATAGAGACGGTCCAATAATTTCTTTGTTGCACTAGCTGCATATGCGTTTGGATATGGACCAAAATATTTTCCTTTATCTTTTTTGATTTTGCGTGTAGTAATTAAGCGCGGCTGCTCTTCTGCCGTTATTTTAATATAAGGATAGCTTTTGTCATCTTTAAGCATGACGTTATATTTTGGGTCATGTTTTTTGATTAAGTTAAGCTCTAAAATAAGAGCTTCAAGGTTTGTAGATGTAACGATATATTCAAAATCGCGTATTTCGCCTACTAGACGCTGTGTTTTACCATCGTGTGATCCGCTAAAATACGAACGGACTCTATTTTTTAACACTTTCGCTTTCCCGACATAAATGATTGTTCCCTGGCGATCCTTCATCAAGTAACACCCGGGTTGGTCAGGAAGAATCGCTAGCTTATTTTTCAGATGCTGCTCCATACTGACTCACCTCTTTGCTCCCTTTCAAGGCGTATCTATGTTCCCCTTTTATTGTAACATAGTCACTCTTCAACCGATTACTTTAGAAACTCATATAACACAATGTCATGATAGACAGGGTCATATAGCGTTGAAGAATGAAATGTTTGGATTTGCTTCACTTGATCTTCAATCGGTATCCCTTGTTTTTCAAAACCTTCAACTACTTGCTCTGTTAAATATACACGGTGATTTTCATAATAACGAAGATCTGCGAGAAAAGTTGAATAGGTGTAAATTTGTTCATGTTCAAATGAAACACGATTAAAAGACATTACCCTTGTTTCTTCCCAAGTATACACAATAAGCGGTTCACTCTCGTCTTCTAAGTAATCAATTAATTGATAAACAGCCGCTGGATCGTTTGCTTCCTTCATGGTTATATAAGAAATCACTGACTGCACGCTAATAATGACGGCTAGCAATAGCAACATTCTTTTCGACCCATCACATTGTTTTTTAAAACCACACCATAGAAAACCAAGCAATACCATTCCTGGAAGCGGGAGAATATGTCGAGGCTTATCTATATTCTGTGCAAATAAAGCCCAAAGAAAATAACTAAAGATCATACTGGCAAACGCCCATCCAAACCAAGAGACTTCCGTAATCGTTATTGGTTTCTTCACTCGAACCATTGTTAAGTATACGAAGAGTGCTACGAGTAACAACAATACGAAAAGGTTTTGCCCACCAATCCCTGTCCATACAATATTATTTAGAAAAAGATGAGATAGACGCTCAAAAAAAGAACTCGATGCGGAAACAGCTGTACCTCCCCATTCTTCAAAGTGACCTTGAGAGAAGCCTAATGCTAGCTGAAGAAAAGCAGCGACCCCTCCTTCAGAAACAGCAAGACCACCAACCCATATGAACTGAAAAACGGCAGCCACTAGCACTTGCATTATCAAAAAAGAGAGATATTCTTTAGTTGTGAATTTGTTTTTTCGATGAATTAATAGCAACACGAAACCAATTCCGAACGGTAAATACGATAATCGCACTCCTAGTAATAAACTAAAGAAAAATGAAGATATTACGATCCAAACAGTTGAATGTTTAGTAAAGGCATGTTGTAAACTCCACAAATACCACCAGAGAATTGCAACCGCTGAAGCTTCACTCATCGGTTGAACAGTTAGCACATTTATAAACACCATAGATTGAATAAGAGCAACTGCTACAATGCTAAACGTCTTTGAGAGAAACGATCGACTTATTATATACATGGGGTATATGGCAAGTAGCATAAGAAGAGAATTCCAAGTTGCAAGTGCCTCAGCTGGATTAGAAATCCATTTATTCAGCCAAGTGCCTCCAAGAATAAAATAAGGATACCCTGGAAAATGTGGCTGCATTGCAAATAAATCGAAACGATCGAGGGCTAAAGTAAAGTCAACCTGATCCCAGGAACGTGGGGACTCGATTGCATAGATAAATCTCCACCATACGAGTAACGTAAGGCTAATGAGTGACAAGACCCATGCCAGGGTATGAATGGCATACCGTTCCTTTCGATTTCTAAAAGCTCGATTCATTTTGTATCATCCTTTTCAGTTTCAAACAGAGGCGCAAAGCTATCTAAACATCGTTTGTGGTACTAATGATGAAAAAAAGCACAAGACGATTTATTCCGCCTTGTACTTAGTGAGTTTATTTTACTGCAGATTCATTCATCTCGTTCGTTGCTTTAAAAACAGCTTTATTATTAGGTTCTTTTACTTCTGTTTTTACTGGCTCTTTCTGGTGATTGACGAGCAAGTAAATCACGGTAAAGTAACCGACATACGCTATAATTTCTTCAATGGAAGGCATTGAGGAATAACCAAACAATGCTTTAAAGAAGATACCGATATCACCAGAGAGTAACGGAGCTACCCCTTGATCTCGCACGTAATGGGCATAGTCAATTGGATGCTCAGGTAAAAACCATGTTAAGTCATACACATGAGGCATAACACTGCCAATTAATTTAATATCCTGCATCATTGATATTCCCTGTACAAATAACCCACCTGCAATGAGTACAATAAAAATACCAGTGATTTTAAAGAAGGATTTAAGTGGAATACGCATCGTACCTTTAAAGAAAAAGTATGAAACGGCTGAAGCAATTAAGACTCCAGTAATCGCTCCCCATCCTTCAAATCCTTTACCGATGTCCCCTCCAGTAATAGCTGCAAAGAAGAATACAGTTTCGACACCTTCTCGTAGAACAACTAAGAAAGAGTGAATTACCATACCAATAACATTACCTGTCGTAATGTATTCCGTCATCTTCCCCTCTGTTTTACTTTTAAGGTTACGGCTATGCGAAGCCATCCAGAATACCATTTGAGTTAATAAAACAGCTGAGATAAGCATAATGGAAATCTTCAGGTAGATCTCGCTTCCCATCGCAGCGAATCCTGTGAAAACAACCTGAAACAGCATGGCAACTCCAATACTTGCTACAACGGCAAGACCGGCTCCTAACCAGACAAACTTGTTATACTGGCACTGTCCCATTCGTTTCATATAAGTCGTTATGATTCCAATAATGAGAAGCGCTTCAAGTACTTCCCTGAACATGATCAGTAATGCCTGAATTTCCATTAAACTTTCCCCTTTCTACAAACAAATGCTTAGCGACGACGCTTTCTTGTTGTATAAATGACAACTCCAACAATTATTGCTACAAGAATGATGAGCGGGACCCAATTCGAGAGTTGACCTAAATCAGTCCAATCTGTTTTCCCACTCGACGTTTCTTCTTCAGTCGCACTTTCACCAAAGTGACCGATCTCAACCGATTTCATTTCAAAATGATCTTGTAATCCATCAAGAATAACTTTCTTGCTTTCAGCAAACTGTTCTTCATTCGAATCTTTCTCACCAACCCCAAACAAACCAGGATTACCGAGAGAATCAAGTAAAACTTCAAACTCATTTTTTATTGTTTCGTCAAGTTCAGGATTTGTATCTTTCACTACTGGAGAGAGCGTTTTATATGTAGCATCTGCTTTACCAACCAATTTTCTTGTCGTATCATACTCTTCAAAATCTTTCTCTACATTTTCAAGTCTTCTTGAGATATTAAGCACAAGAATTTGCTGCATATTTGTCATCACAGCTTCTTCATTCTCATTGTCTAATTCAATTTGAACAGCCTGAACGGCATCATCACCCATATGTAATTGTATTTCTTCTTTTACAGAAGAAAATATTTCGTTGGCTTGATTAAAATTAGGAGGAGATTCATTTAATTTAGCAGACATCTCACTATAGGCTTCAGCTACTTTTTCTTCAGTAGGATCACCATAGGAATAAGCTTGAGCAAGATCTGGTACAGCAAGAGTACAAATAAGTGTTAGCAAAAAGACTGATGATAGAATGCGTTTTTTCATTAGAAATCCTCCTCATTGATAATGATAATGATTATCATCATTGAAGTCAATAACAGATCGGTAATTAGTGTGACTTTTCTGCCATGATTGCTTCCATCTTGTTAAGATCGAGATCATGGGCATGATAGTTGATCGCTACCTTCTGAACTGGGCGAGTCATTTCCTTGAAAATCGCTGGTAAAACGGAAGTTAAATACGCTTTAAATTTAATATAGGATTCACCTGTCGAGCGTACTTGATAAGTGATTGGCACTTCTTTAACTCTAAATCCCTTTCTAACAAGATTTAATGTTAGTACCTGAGCATAGTTGTAATCATGAATAATTTCACTGTGCTCCATCGCCTGTCTTGAAAAAACCCTCATTCCTGATTGGCCATCATAGATCCACTTTTGCAAAAGGAGCGATTGAAGAAACGTAAAACAATAATTGCCTAGCCGTCGATGTAATCGCATGCCATCAATCGTTCCTTTAAACCGAGATCCCATCACATAGTCTGCTTCGCAATTAAAAACAGGTTCGAGTAGGTCAGGTAATTGCCATGCCGGGTATTCATTATCAGCATCAAGCATAACGCCAATATCTGCGCCAAGTTCGATTGAACGAGAAATTCCTTTTCGAACCGCAGCGCCAAGTCCTTGATTTGTATTAAAAGAATAAATGTAGTCTGCACCCGCTGATTTTGAAACTTCTACAGTTCGATCCGTAGACCCATCGTCTATCACTAATACACTTACGCGAACGGTAGGATGAATATCTCTTGGGATTTGTTCGATTACTTCCCCAATGGAATCCTCTTCGTTGTGTGCAGGTAAAAAAACAATGACGTGTTGCTTCATTTTATTACTTCTTCCTTCCTATCTTGAAAAGCTTCCTCTAAAATTGCTCCTCTACTATGCGATGGAATTGGAGCTCCAAGTAAATGTGCCACAGTCGGTGCAACAGACGTAAGGCTATGTTTTTCTTCGACAATTTTTCCTTTAGCAATCGATGGGCCATTTAAGAAAAATGGCACGAACCGTTCCCCTTCATCAAGATGGCCGTGTCCCCCAATTCCATCTGCCTGTCCATGATCCGCGCACACAATCAAAGTTGTGTTTTCCATAAATCCATTTTCATGTAAGAAATGAACATAATCTTCTACTAATTTATCCGCTTCTTCAATTTTTTGAATGTAATCATCATACAGTACACCTCTTGCATGTCCTGTTTGATCAGTACCAATGAGCTGTACAGTAAAGAAGTCAGGGTTTTTATCTAGCATAATCTGACGAGCACCCTCCATAATTTTCGTATCCGCCACATCATTGTTCATAACAGCTGTTACAGTATCAACATCATCACCCATCGCATCAACAAGGTGAGCAATTCCGAGAAGCCTTCCTGTCTTTCCAACCTTTCGTAGTGAATCAAAAATCGTTTCTACTTTTACACCTAGATTCCAAACCATATTGGATTTGATACCGTGCTCAAGTGGATATGTACCTGTCATCATAGAAGAAAAGCAAACAACAGTACGAGCTGGATAAACAGTTTCCATTTGACTGTATTCTGTCCCATTTTTCTTTAAAGAATCAAGGAAAGGCGTGTTCGCTTCCTGAAATCGTTCTTTCCGCATCCCATCAATCACGATCATAATGACGCGCTCGTTTGTAGGAGTAGATTTCACTGGTTTTGTGTAATCCGATTTCACCGCTGGTTTCCAGTCAAACAGGTAATGATGAAGGATAAAGCTAAACAACCATATTCCTGCATAAAAGAAAGCAAGTGTTGTCCAATCAAGCGTACCTCTATTCGTGAGGGAAGTTTCAATAACCGCGGTCCAGATCGATAAAATCAACAAAAATTTAGGGAGCTGTTCTTGTGCGTTACCGCTCGTGGAATCACTATTCTTAAGTACCAACTTCCAGAAGCGAGTGAAGTTCAGCCAACTTGTCCCAATACGAAGATGATAGTAGAACGTGCCCCAAAAAAAGACAGTAAAGAAAAAATAAAGACCGATCCCGAGCATAGCCGCTGATAAGGAGAACTGATCAAAAATCAATAAATATCCTATGAGAGGAATCCACAAATAATTTCGTAAAAATAAAGGATAATCATAAACATAATAAAGTACGAGAAGCGGTAAGACAGCAATGAATCCTAGAAAAAACGCTCCCCAAAATGCGCCCGAAGTCCACTGCGTAATAAATAATAACAACATCGTCCCCGTTACAAAAATAGGGGTAAATGGTTTACCTTCATTTAGAAGATTCCAGCATCTAGCTGCTATCTTTTCAAATCCTGAAGCTTGTTTCATGATGTTTCTCCTTTCTTTTTCATAAACGACCTCAACTCCTGAAATCGAAGAGGGTAAAGATAAAAAGCAACTAAACCGGCGACAAAAGAATAAGCATATTTAAAAGCATGAGTAACAAGCGCAATTGAAAAGGCCTCTTCCCATCCAATACCAACCTGATGAAGTGAGAAGCTCATCACACTTTCATAAGTGGCAAAACCACCAGGAGCAAGTTGGAACACCCCTGATCCAACTGATAAAGCGGTTACCCACATAGCGTCCAAATAGGCAAAGTGATGGTTAAAGCCAGCAACGGAATAAACGACGATTCCTTCAGCTATCCAGCTGAGACATGAAATGAGGAAGATAAGAACCATGTAAGGCGAGTTTACTAGTTTCTTCATCATAGCGATCTGTTTGTACAAAAAACCCGCATTAGCTTTCTTTCTTACATACAGGATAAGAATTAATACGCTCACTAAACAGAGAGTTATCATTCCTAATAAAAACGTTGTACTAACCGTAATCCCAAAAAGTTCTGCACCAATCATGGCAAAAATACCAAGCCAGAAAAGATCAATCGCACGTAGGATGACGACAGATTGAATTGAAGTTGACCACTGTCCTTTTTGTTTATGCGCAAGAACCCCCATTCGTACAGCTTCTCCTCCCTTAAACGGTAAAAGGTGGTTAAAAAACAAGCTGTAAAAGATTCCTGCCAAATAAACTCTCATGGAAATGGTTCTGTCAACAAGTAACCTCCAACATAACCCCCGTAATAAAAAAGAGCATGTATACCCGATAACCATTGAAAACAACAAGCCCGGGTTGCTGATTAACTCTTTAGTAAGGGTGGTTAGCGTAGCAATATTAAATTCATTTAACAGTAGAAATGCAAAGAGAGAAATTAGTAATAAGCCAAATACCCATTTTATTACTCGTGATAGCTTTTTGCCCATTCAATTGTCCTTCTTATCCCTTCTTCAAAGGTTACTTCAGGAGAATATCCCAGTTCATTTCGTGCCTTACTAATATCTCCCCACGTATGTCGAACATCTCCTCGCCGAAACGTATCTTCTCTCACCTTCGCACTTGGAAAATAATGAGTAAGCAATTGGATCAACTCTGAGAGATGTACAGGTGATCCCGAACCTAAATTATAAACTTCAGATAAACCGTCCTGCTTAAAGGCTAACGTTATGCCCTGAATAATATCATCAATAT from Bacillus sp. Cs-700 encodes the following:
- a CDS encoding YslB family protein, translated to MFKKRTNSIDYSHELETTAFGYEFYREILIPELLGSEQPAVLYWTGKEMARQFPLTTREEIEEFFQRAGWGRLSIVQEKKNEITFDLHSELITERKKTSRIACYQLEAGFLAEQYQNMLHCIAEAYEIDKKNDIQFTVKWDPKDQI
- a CDS encoding lysylphosphatidylglycerol synthase transmembrane domain-containing protein — translated: MGKKLSRVIKWVFGLLLISLFAFLLLNEFNIATLTTLTKELISNPGLLFSMVIGYTCSFLLRGLCWRLLVDRTISMRVYLAGIFYSLFFNHLLPFKGGEAVRMGVLAHKQKGQWSTSIQSVVILRAIDLFWLGIFAMIGAELFGITVSTTFLLGMITLCLVSVLILILYVRKKANAGFLYKQIAMMKKLVNSPYMVLIFLISCLSWIAEGIVVYSVAGFNHHFAYLDAMWVTALSVGSGVFQLAPGGFATYESVMSFSLHQVGIGWEEAFSIALVTHAFKYAYSFVAGLVAFYLYPLRFQELRSFMKKKGETS
- a CDS encoding FTR1 family protein encodes the protein MEIQALLIMFREVLEALLIIGIITTYMKRMGQCQYNKFVWLGAGLAVVASIGVAMLFQVVFTGFAAMGSEIYLKISIMLISAVLLTQMVFWMASHSRNLKSKTEGKMTEYITTGNVIGMVIHSFLVVLREGVETVFFFAAITGGDIGKGFEGWGAITGVLIASAVSYFFFKGTMRIPLKSFFKITGIFIVLIAGGLFVQGISMMQDIKLIGSVMPHVYDLTWFLPEHPIDYAHYVRDQGVAPLLSGDIGIFFKALFGYSSMPSIEEIIAYVGYFTVIYLLVNHQKEPVKTEVKEPNNKAVFKATNEMNESAVK
- the uvrC gene encoding excinuclease ABC subunit UvrC; translation: MEQHLKNKLAILPDQPGCYLMKDRQGTIIYVGKAKVLKNRVRSYFSGSHDGKTQRLVGEIRDFEYIVTSTNLEALILELNLIKKHDPKYNVMLKDDKSYPYIKITAEEQPRLITTRKIKKDKGKYFGPYPNAYAASATKKLLDRLYPLRKCRKMPDRVCLYYHIGQCLAPCVNDITKEQNKEMIEGITRFLNGGHQEVKEDIERKMMTASENMDFERAKEFRDLMFHIDKVMEVQKIQSNDGIDRDIFGYSFDKGWMCVQVFFVRQGKLIERDVSLFPFYNDAEEDFLTYIGQFYLQQNHPKPKEVLLPQQVNAQMVEELLQIPVHQPKRGKKKELVELTMKNATIALNEKFSLIERDEKRTIDAVENLGDQLGIDAPLRIEAFDNSNIQGTNPVSAMVVFIDGKPKKNEYRKYKIRTVDGPNDVGSMKEVVRRRYSRVLKENGPLPDLIIIDGGIAQIQAAKDVLENELSLEIPVCSLTKDEKHKTSHLLIGDPPQGVFLPRNSQEFYLLQRIQDEVHRFAITFHRQLRGKSMLKSSLDDIPGIGEKRKKKLLNHFGSIKRMKEATAEDLHNAGLPMNVAEEVVARFENQSN
- a CDS encoding succinate dehydrogenase cytochrome b558 subunit: MAASRDFVSRKLHSLLGVIPLGLFVIQHLTVNYFATRGPEAFNDAAHFMESLPYRYVLEIFVIFLPLLFHAIYGVYIAFQSKNNVSRYGYLRNWMFYLQRISGVVVLIFVTWHVWQTRLQAAMGAEVNYQMMVDILSNPAMMIFYIIGVLGTVFHFANGLWSFFVSWGFTVTPKSQRMMTYVTMIIFVALSVVGMRALFAFV
- a CDS encoding glycosyltransferase family 2 protein, with the translated sequence MKQHVIVFLPAHNEEDSIGEVIEQIPRDIHPTVRVSVLVIDDGSTDRTVEVSKSAGADYIYSFNTNQGLGAAVRKGISRSIELGADIGVMLDADNEYPAWQLPDLLEPVFNCEADYVMGSRFKGTIDGMRLHRRLGNYCFTFLQSLLLQKWIYDGQSGMRVFSRQAMEHSEIIHDYNYAQVLTLNLVRKGFRVKEVPITYQVRSTGESYIKFKAYLTSVLPAIFKEMTRPVQKVAINYHAHDLDLNKMEAIMAEKSH
- a CDS encoding aspartate kinase, which produces MGLRVLKFGGTSVGDVDKIKNVSKRLMQAVNNGDEVVAVVSAMGKTTDELVGLSKGITSKPSPRELDMLLTTGEQVTTALLSMALNEEGYDAISLTGWQAGIKTETFHGNARILDIDASRMNQHLAEGKIVIVAGFQGLTDTSDIATLGRGGSDTTAVAIAAALKADRCEIYTDVDGVYTTDPRYVKGARKLSTISYDEMLELANLGAGVLHPRAVEFAKNYNILLEVRSSFTNEPGTLIEEVVSMEQNLVVRGLAFESNVTKITISGLPNELTTLPSLFSSLASNGINVDVIIQSTGEKNTTSISFSIETASLELTLDVLRRIKVKLPYEHIYHESDLAKVSIVGSGMISNPGVAAQMFEVLAEHGIEMKMVSTSEIKVSTIVPEEKMIYAIESLHDKFQLDERTPVNQM
- a CDS encoding glycosyltransferase family 39 protein gives rise to the protein MNRAFRNRKERYAIHTLAWVLSLISLTLLVWWRFIYAIESPRSWDQVDFTLALDRFDLFAMQPHFPGYPYFILGGTWLNKWISNPAEALATWNSLLMLLAIYPMYIISRSFLSKTFSIVAVALIQSMVFINVLTVQPMSEASAVAILWWYLWSLQHAFTKHSTVWIVISSFFFSLLLGVRLSYLPFGIGFVLLLIHRKNKFTTKEYLSFLIMQVLVAAVFQFIWVGGLAVSEGGVAAFLQLALGFSQGHFEEWGGTAVSASSSFFERLSHLFLNNIVWTGIGGQNLFVLLLLVALFVYLTMVRVKKPITITEVSWFGWAFASMIFSYFLWALFAQNIDKPRHILPLPGMVLLGFLWCGFKKQCDGSKRMLLLLAVIISVQSVISYITMKEANDPAAVYQLIDYLEDESEPLIVYTWEETRVMSFNRVSFEHEQIYTYSTFLADLRYYENHRVYLTEQVVEGFEKQGIPIEDQVKQIQTFHSSTLYDPVYHDIVLYEFLK
- a CDS encoding alkaline phosphatase family protein, producing the protein MKQASGFEKIAARCWNLLNEGKPFTPIFVTGTMLLLFITQWTSGAFWGAFFLGFIAVLPLLVLYYVYDYPLFLRNYLWIPLIGYLLIFDQFSLSAAMLGIGLYFFFTVFFWGTFYYHLRIGTSWLNFTRFWKLVLKNSDSTSGNAQEQLPKFLLILSIWTAVIETSLTNRGTLDWTTLAFFYAGIWLFSFILHHYLFDWKPAVKSDYTKPVKSTPTNERVIMIVIDGMRKERFQEANTPFLDSLKKNGTEYSQMETVYPARTVVCFSSMMTGTYPLEHGIKSNMVWNLGVKVETIFDSLRKVGKTGRLLGIAHLVDAMGDDVDTVTAVMNNDVADTKIMEGARQIMLDKNPDFFTVQLIGTDQTGHARGVLYDDYIQKIEEADKLVEDYVHFLHENGFMENTTLIVCADHGQADGIGGHGHLDEGERFVPFFLNGPSIAKGKIVEEKHSLTSVAPTVAHLLGAPIPSHSRGAILEEAFQDRKEEVIK